From Amycolatopsis sp. cg9, one genomic window encodes:
- a CDS encoding ABC transporter ATP-binding protein, protein MMDPVLEIKGLDVDYGVGDEAVRAVRDVHLTLHRGEVLGLAGESGSGKSTLAYGLTRLLAPPGVIRGGEVIYHPADGEPYDVLKLTDKQLRGFRWAETSIVFQGAMNSLNPVHKVVTQLVDVIKAHEPGTSRPGRVARARDLLRLVGISADRLEAYPHQLSGGMRQRVMIAMALALEPRVVIMDEPTTALDVVMQRQILGQLVELRERLGFSVLFITHDLSLLVEFSDRIAIMYGGRIVEQAPAADLYRDALHPYSHGLLNSFPALRGPRRELSGIPGSPPDTRGMPSGCAFHPRCPKAFEPCPDRVPLLGTPGDPAREVACWLHPVATP, encoded by the coding sequence ATGATGGACCCGGTACTGGAGATCAAGGGCCTCGACGTCGACTACGGCGTCGGCGACGAGGCCGTGCGCGCGGTCCGGGACGTGCACCTGACGCTGCACCGCGGCGAAGTGCTCGGCCTGGCCGGGGAAAGCGGCAGCGGGAAGTCCACTTTGGCCTACGGGCTGACGCGGCTGCTCGCCCCGCCGGGCGTCATCCGCGGCGGCGAGGTGATCTACCACCCGGCCGACGGCGAGCCCTACGACGTGCTGAAGCTGACGGACAAGCAGCTGCGCGGGTTCCGGTGGGCGGAGACGTCCATCGTGTTCCAGGGCGCGATGAACTCGCTGAACCCGGTGCACAAGGTCGTCACCCAGCTCGTCGACGTCATCAAGGCGCACGAGCCGGGCACGTCTCGCCCGGGCCGGGTGGCGCGGGCGCGCGACCTGCTCAGGCTGGTCGGGATTTCGGCCGACCGCCTGGAGGCCTACCCGCACCAGCTGTCCGGCGGCATGCGGCAGCGCGTGATGATCGCGATGGCGCTGGCGCTCGAGCCGCGGGTCGTCATCATGGACGAGCCGACCACGGCGCTCGACGTCGTGATGCAGCGGCAGATCCTCGGCCAGCTGGTGGAACTGCGGGAACGGCTGGGCTTCTCGGTCCTGTTCATCACGCACGACCTTTCGCTGCTGGTGGAGTTCTCGGACCGGATCGCGATCATGTACGGCGGCCGGATCGTCGAGCAGGCGCCGGCCGCGGACCTCTACCGGGACGCGCTGCACCCGTACAGCCACGGCCTGCTGAACTCGTTCCCCGCGCTGCGGGGCCCGCGGCGAGAGCTGTCCGGGATCCCCGGTTCGCCGCCGGACACGCGGGGGATGCCGTCCGGGTGCGCGTTCCACCCGCGTTGCCCCAAGGCGTTCGAGCCGTGCCCCGACCGCGTCCCGCTGCTGGGCACCCCGGGTGACCCGGCGCGCGAAGTCGCGTGCTGGCTGCACCCCGTCGCCACCCCCTGA
- a CDS encoding ABC transporter permease: MAVPAADVKAAQALPVDVVARRRRFRFLTGGKTATGLAVIVFFLVIAVIGEWIAPYDPSARSSDLLEGPSGRHWFGTTHLGQDIFSQVVVGTRSVMLVGLAAGVVATILAVVVGVASGYLGGNTGEGLSALSNVFLVIPALPLIIIIGSAVPTGGDILVAVIIGFTSWAWGARVLRAQTLSLRGREYVEAARATGESTWRIIFFEILPNLTAVIASSFVGTVIFAVMSEITLAFVGVSGLSNWNWGTILFWAQSQQALAQGAWWWFVPAGLAIAILGTALSLLNFGIDEFVSPRLRGSGKARVRGADGKTHRMRVGFTPVLGREEKP, from the coding sequence ATGGCCGTACCCGCGGCGGACGTCAAAGCCGCCCAAGCCCTCCCCGTCGACGTGGTCGCGCGCCGGCGCCGCTTCCGGTTCCTGACCGGCGGCAAGACCGCCACCGGCCTGGCCGTCATCGTCTTCTTCCTCGTGATCGCGGTCATCGGCGAGTGGATCGCGCCGTACGACCCGTCCGCGCGCAGCAGCGACCTGCTCGAGGGACCGTCCGGACGGCACTGGTTCGGCACGACCCACCTCGGCCAGGACATCTTCAGCCAGGTCGTGGTCGGCACGCGCAGCGTGATGCTCGTCGGGCTGGCCGCCGGGGTGGTGGCGACGATCCTCGCCGTCGTCGTCGGCGTGGCCTCCGGCTACCTCGGTGGCAACACCGGTGAGGGCCTCTCCGCACTGTCCAACGTGTTCCTCGTGATCCCGGCGCTCCCGCTGATCATCATCATCGGCAGCGCGGTGCCCACCGGCGGCGACATCCTGGTGGCGGTGATCATCGGGTTCACGTCGTGGGCGTGGGGCGCGCGGGTACTCCGGGCCCAGACGCTTTCGTTGCGCGGCCGGGAATACGTCGAAGCCGCGCGGGCGACCGGCGAATCGACGTGGCGGATCATCTTCTTCGAGATCCTGCCGAACCTGACCGCGGTGATCGCGTCCAGCTTCGTCGGCACGGTGATCTTCGCCGTGATGTCCGAGATCACGCTGGCGTTCGTCGGCGTCTCGGGACTGTCCAACTGGAACTGGGGCACGATCCTGTTCTGGGCGCAGAGCCAGCAGGCCCTCGCGCAGGGCGCGTGGTGGTGGTTCGTGCCGGCCGGGCTGGCGATCGCGATCCTCGGCACCGCGTTGTCCCTGCTCAACTTCGGCATCGACGAGTTCGTCAGCCCGCGCCTGCGCGGCAGCGGAAAGGCGCGCGTGCGCGGCGCCGACGGGAAGACGCACCGGATGCGAGTGGGCTTCACGCCCGTGCTCGGGCGGGAGGAAAAGCCATGA
- a CDS encoding ABC transporter permease, whose translation MRYLLQRLLFYVFTAWAAVTINFFIPRLIPGDPVQSLIAKNQGMISQDAVQSLYVLFGLDKNESLISQYFDYWGQLFRGDLGISFTFFPTPVSELLGDSLPWTIILVGITTVVGFAIGTGLGVVAGWKRGSWVDGLLPVTTFLSSIPYFWLGLIALTLLAGPGSFFPSSGGYDPGVVPGWDGGFIGSAVQHSLLPALTILISSMGSWILGMRNMMVTVASEDYVTVAHAKGLPERRVMVGYAARNALLPSVSGFALALGFIVGGTLLVEIVFSYPGVGFQLFQAVGSQDYPLMQGIFLIITLSVLVANLFADVAYLALDPRTRKEG comes from the coding sequence ATGAGGTATCTGCTGCAACGGCTGCTCTTCTACGTCTTCACCGCCTGGGCCGCCGTCACCATCAACTTCTTCATCCCGCGGCTGATCCCGGGCGACCCCGTGCAGTCGCTGATCGCGAAGAACCAGGGCATGATCAGCCAGGACGCGGTCCAGTCGCTGTACGTCCTGTTCGGACTCGACAAGAACGAAAGCCTGATCTCCCAGTACTTCGACTACTGGGGCCAGCTCTTCCGCGGCGACCTCGGGATCTCGTTCACGTTCTTCCCGACTCCGGTGTCCGAGCTGCTCGGCGACAGCCTGCCGTGGACGATCATCCTGGTCGGCATCACCACGGTCGTCGGCTTCGCCATCGGCACCGGCCTCGGCGTGGTCGCCGGCTGGAAGCGCGGTTCCTGGGTCGACGGCCTGCTGCCGGTGACGACGTTCCTCTCGTCGATCCCGTACTTCTGGCTCGGCCTGATCGCGCTCACGCTGCTGGCCGGTCCGGGCAGCTTCTTCCCGTCGTCCGGCGGGTACGACCCGGGTGTCGTGCCCGGCTGGGACGGCGGGTTCATCGGCAGCGCGGTCCAGCACAGCCTGCTGCCCGCGCTGACCATCCTGATCAGCTCGATGGGCAGCTGGATCCTGGGCATGCGCAACATGATGGTCACCGTCGCTTCGGAGGACTACGTCACGGTCGCGCACGCCAAGGGCCTGCCCGAGCGCCGGGTCATGGTCGGGTACGCGGCGCGCAACGCACTGCTGCCGAGCGTGTCCGGCTTCGCGCTGGCACTGGGCTTCATCGTCGGCGGGACGCTGCTGGTGGAGATCGTCTTCTCCTACCCGGGCGTCGGCTTCCAGCTGTTCCAGGCGGTCGGCTCACAGGACTACCCGCTGATGCAGGGCATCTTCCTGATCATCACGCTGTCCGTGCTCGTGGCGAACCTCTTCGCCGACGTCGCCTACCTCGCGCTCGACCCGCGCACCCGGAAGGAGGGCTGA